A stretch of the Archangium violaceum genome encodes the following:
- a CDS encoding ATP-binding protein, giving the protein MRDAHAINLSWLLRLRWGAIIGQVTLILGVHFGLGMPQRLGPLFATIAVAAASNVALGLWARRERPIREGLLWSVMALDVVVLTILLDLSGGPFNPFSALYVVHIALAAVVLGAGWTWALAVLAISCFGALFVDHLWFPTRGGELSSTHHPQHHIHDVRMHLEGMWAAFAMAAGFIVYFVQRVTRALAAREAELVAARAASARHEKLTALATLAAGAAHELSTPLSTIAVVARELERHLVRTGAEASSLEDVQLIREQVARCRDILAQMASDAGASRGESMVTLAPAALVEEALEGLPGRERVSAEVEARAREERELIPAHAFARAIRGVVKNALQASAPDARVRLALAREPETWRLTVEDSGAGMPAEVLARAGEPFFTTKAPGEGMGLGLFLTRAVLDQLGGRLVLRSTPGQGTTVVLTWPAGGLRQSAALPPEPSRVQLAP; this is encoded by the coding sequence GTGCGCGACGCCCACGCCATCAACCTCTCGTGGCTGCTGCGCCTGCGGTGGGGTGCCATCATCGGGCAGGTGACGCTCATCCTGGGCGTGCACTTCGGGCTGGGCATGCCGCAGCGGCTGGGGCCCCTGTTCGCCACCATCGCCGTGGCGGCGGCGAGCAATGTCGCCCTGGGACTGTGGGCCCGGCGCGAGCGCCCCATCCGCGAGGGGCTGCTGTGGTCGGTGATGGCGCTGGACGTGGTGGTGCTCACCATCCTGCTGGACCTGAGCGGCGGTCCCTTCAACCCCTTCAGTGCGTTGTACGTGGTGCACATCGCGCTCGCGGCGGTGGTGCTGGGCGCGGGGTGGACGTGGGCGCTGGCGGTGCTGGCCATCTCCTGCTTCGGCGCGCTCTTCGTGGACCACCTGTGGTTTCCCACCCGGGGCGGCGAGCTGTCGTCCACGCACCATCCGCAGCACCACATCCATGACGTGCGGATGCACCTCGAGGGGATGTGGGCGGCCTTCGCGATGGCGGCGGGCTTCATCGTCTATTTCGTGCAGCGGGTGACGAGGGCGCTGGCCGCGCGCGAGGCGGAGCTGGTGGCGGCCCGGGCGGCCTCGGCGCGCCACGAGAAGCTGACGGCGCTGGCGACGCTGGCCGCGGGCGCCGCGCACGAGCTGTCCACGCCGCTGTCCACCATCGCCGTGGTGGCCCGGGAGCTGGAGCGGCACCTGGTGCGCACCGGGGCGGAGGCCTCCTCGCTCGAGGACGTGCAGCTCATCCGCGAGCAGGTGGCGCGCTGCCGGGACATCCTCGCGCAGATGGCCTCGGATGCCGGGGCGAGCCGGGGCGAGTCCATGGTGACGCTCGCGCCGGCGGCGCTGGTGGAGGAGGCGCTGGAGGGGCTGCCGGGCCGCGAGCGGGTGAGCGCCGAGGTGGAGGCCCGGGCCCGGGAGGAGCGGGAGCTCATCCCCGCGCACGCGTTCGCCCGCGCCATCCGAGGGGTGGTGAAGAACGCCCTGCAGGCGTCGGCGCCCGATGCACGGGTGCGGCTGGCGCTGGCGCGCGAGCCGGAGACGTGGCGGCTCACGGTGGAGGACTCGGGGGCGGGCATGCCGGCGGAGGTGCTCGCGCGGGCGGGAGAGCCCTTCTTCACCACGAAGGCTCCGGGGGAGGGCATGGGGCTGGGGCTCTTCCTCACGCGCGCGGTGCTGGACCAACTCGGGGGCCGGCTGGTGCTCCGCTCCACGCCGGGCCAGGGGACGACGGTGGTGCTGACGTGGCCCGCGGGGGGGCTGCGACAATCCGCCGCGTTGCCTCCGGAGCCGTCCCGGGTGCAGCTAGCCCCATGA
- a CDS encoding site-2 protease family protein has protein sequence MESAPVRIANRPWLHLLLFVLTVGTTSFTFDKAFPMGPLPDGERLANALTFSAALLAILGSHEMGHYVLARLHGVDASLPYFIPLPYLGVGTLGAVIRIRSRIPTRNALVDIGAAGPLAGLVVAIPLLMWGLAHSPLIDAPPVQASFPGDTSLWRLGGGLLQWAQVKLSLAPPPPELPFFGHQAIVFSDSLLMRGLKWLVLGPLPAGKDIQEHPVVIAGWFGLLVTLLNLMPVGQFDGGHLAFALWGRHARWVGKAMALVLLFLTLFYTISWVVWLLVATKLVGFGHPEVTQPAEPLGLGRKLVCAVCFLALAGCAMPVPIRMVIW, from the coding sequence ATGGAGAGCGCCCCCGTCCGCATCGCCAACCGCCCCTGGCTGCACCTGCTGCTCTTCGTGCTGACCGTCGGGACGACCTCGTTCACCTTCGACAAGGCCTTCCCCATGGGCCCCCTGCCGGATGGCGAGCGCCTCGCCAACGCGCTGACCTTCAGCGCCGCGCTGCTCGCCATCCTCGGCTCGCACGAGATGGGACACTACGTGTTGGCGCGCCTTCACGGGGTGGACGCGTCCCTGCCGTACTTCATCCCGCTGCCCTACCTGGGGGTGGGCACGCTGGGCGCCGTCATCCGCATCCGCAGCCGCATCCCCACGCGCAACGCCCTGGTGGACATCGGGGCGGCGGGGCCCCTGGCGGGACTGGTGGTGGCCATCCCCCTGCTGATGTGGGGTCTGGCGCACTCGCCCCTCATCGACGCTCCCCCGGTCCAGGCCTCCTTCCCGGGCGACACCTCCCTCTGGCGGCTGGGGGGGGGCCTCCTCCAGTGGGCCCAGGTGAAGCTCTCCCTGGCGCCTCCCCCGCCGGAGCTGCCATTCTTCGGCCATCAGGCCATCGTCTTCAGTGACAGCCTGCTGATGCGGGGCCTGAAGTGGCTGGTGCTGGGGCCCCTGCCGGCCGGCAAGGACATCCAGGAGCACCCGGTGGTGATTGCCGGCTGGTTCGGCCTGCTGGTGACGCTGCTCAACCTCATGCCGGTGGGCCAGTTCGACGGCGGGCACCTGGCCTTCGCCCTGTGGGGCAGGCATGCCCGGTGGGTAGGCAAGGCCATGGCCCTGGTGCTGCTTTTCCTCACCCTCTTCTACACCATCTCCTGGGTCGTCTGGCTCCTGGTGGCCACGAAGCTGGTGGGCTTCGGTCACCCGGAGGTGACCCAGCCAGCCGAGCCATTGGGACTCGGGCGGAAGCTGGTCTGCGCGGTATGCTTCCTCGCCCTGGCGGGGTGTGCCATGCCCGTCCCCATCCGAATGGTGATCTGGTGA
- a CDS encoding HAD family hydrolase, translating into MVQNVIFDVDGTLVDSVDEHAEAWRRAFLEFGRDVPFAHVRSQIGKGADQLVPVFFTEDELEKFGQELSDFRSALFKREFMPKLRAFPRVRELFQRLRQDGLRIALASSAKGDELEFYMRLCGIEGMSDGETSKDDASKSKPHPDIFDAAMERLGRPDPRTVVVIGDTPYDALAASKAGVPTVGVLCGGFSEEDLRTAGCRAIYKDPADLLAHYESSRDTWPWAADAVAAAKDEESR; encoded by the coding sequence CTGGTGCAGAACGTCATCTTCGATGTGGATGGCACGCTGGTGGACTCGGTGGACGAGCACGCAGAGGCCTGGAGGCGAGCCTTCCTGGAATTCGGCCGGGACGTGCCCTTCGCGCACGTGCGCAGCCAGATTGGCAAGGGCGCGGACCAGCTGGTGCCCGTCTTCTTCACCGAGGACGAGCTGGAGAAGTTCGGCCAGGAGCTCAGCGACTTCCGCTCCGCGCTCTTCAAGCGCGAGTTCATGCCCAAGCTGCGCGCCTTCCCCCGCGTGCGCGAGCTGTTCCAGCGGCTGCGCCAGGACGGGCTGCGCATCGCGCTGGCCTCCAGCGCCAAGGGCGACGAGCTCGAGTTCTACATGCGCCTGTGCGGCATCGAGGGGATGTCGGACGGCGAGACGTCCAAGGACGACGCGTCGAAGTCCAAGCCCCACCCGGACATCTTCGATGCGGCGATGGAGCGGCTGGGACGGCCGGACCCGCGCACCGTGGTGGTCATCGGCGACACGCCCTACGACGCGCTCGCCGCGAGCAAGGCGGGGGTACCCACGGTGGGCGTGCTGTGCGGCGGCTTCTCCGAGGAGGACCTGCGCACGGCCGGCTGCCGCGCCATCTATAAGGACCCCGCGGACCTGCTGGCCCACTATGAGTCCTCGCGCGACACCTGGCCGTGGGCCGCGGACGCGGTGGCCGCCGCCAAGGACGAGGAATCGCGCTGA
- a CDS encoding lipid kinase has product MGRKALPATLAALEARGIPLAASHRLSRHKRMDQVLREALESGVRRILVGGGDGTLNNAIQHLLGREVTLGVLPLGTANDFARSLGIPPTLEAACDIIAAGYTARVDVGLANGRPFLNAASLGLASAIARRLTPRFKRRVGKLAYPVAAVAELWEHQPFHVRMVTDSEEKELDVLQLVVGNGRYHGAGNMVTPDATLDDHRLDAYTIAAPSAESGREGTGLGHMRDLSTLARIALSLRRGEHVAHPSVSALRGAHLYVDAQPPQDINADGEIIGHTPVRFELAPAALRVYAPAPAPAPTTH; this is encoded by the coding sequence ATGGGACGCAAGGCCCTCCCGGCCACGCTCGCGGCGCTCGAGGCACGGGGCATCCCCCTGGCGGCCAGTCACCGGCTCTCCCGCCACAAGCGGATGGACCAGGTGCTGCGCGAGGCCCTGGAGAGCGGCGTGCGGCGCATCCTCGTGGGCGGTGGAGATGGCACGCTGAACAACGCCATCCAGCACCTGCTCGGGCGCGAGGTGACTCTGGGCGTGCTGCCGCTGGGCACCGCCAACGACTTCGCGCGCTCGCTCGGCATTCCGCCCACGCTCGAGGCCGCCTGCGACATCATCGCCGCGGGCTACACGGCGCGCGTGGACGTGGGGCTCGCCAACGGACGGCCCTTCCTCAATGCCGCGAGCCTCGGCCTGGCCTCCGCCATCGCCCGGCGGCTGACGCCCCGCTTCAAACGGCGCGTGGGCAAGCTGGCCTACCCCGTGGCCGCCGTCGCCGAGCTCTGGGAACATCAGCCCTTCCACGTTCGCATGGTCACGGACAGCGAAGAGAAGGAATTGGACGTGCTCCAGCTCGTGGTGGGCAACGGGCGCTACCACGGCGCGGGCAACATGGTGACGCCCGACGCCACGCTCGACGACCACCGGCTGGACGCCTACACCATCGCCGCGCCCTCGGCGGAGTCCGGACGCGAGGGCACCGGACTGGGCCACATGCGGGACCTCTCCACCCTGGCACGCATCGCGCTCTCTCTGCGCCGGGGCGAGCACGTGGCCCATCCGTCCGTCTCCGCCCTGCGCGGCGCCCACCTGTACGTGGACGCCCAGCCGCCCCAGGACATCAACGCGGACGGGGAAATCATCGGCCACACCCCCGTGCGCTTCGAGCTGGCCCCCGCGGCCCTCCGCGTCTACGCCCCAGCGCCCGCGCCCGCGCCCACGACCCATTGA
- a CDS encoding carboxypeptidase regulatory-like domain-containing protein produces MRQRPLFPLLVAALLSIAALLLLWLRPRNLEETAGTATVAARASVRPGHADNASARPPPRPTPPLDTPATLADGSFVVRVVVSGAPVSGATVRAWSKGPDNGLGQPTWRRAGEGTTAEDGTLRLPAAPGLYLLTARAGGLAPARREVPRPTGESETLVELSLPAGVPLRGRTVAEGRDGDPVPLAEVTLRPYTGSGPSARAHALPEEVEVATSDARGRFDFTGLAPGRYELVAEAPGFSPRTMRFVSVPASGELVVGLWAASTLEGFVLGADGQPTPDAEVRVLGGPSSFRTSTGAGGGFSLEVPGGTYWVIAHKGHQVGRAPGLIVVAPGETAREITVRLGASGHLSGTVTHGADARPVEDALVAVGPAGAGGELGRVRTDAAGHYALELPPGDYDMTVSAPGHTGTSREGLVVEADRYTVADFRLEGTASVEGTVADARGGLLAGVAVRAKRIRDASGEEYFTRTGSAGAFVLEGLPVGTVQVRARQDNSAVWTSRTVQLGTGARTRVDFILSETGRVMGRVTQSSGAPLPEPALVRAMAKQGQGGVLDMGLADTDAEGRYQLELPAGVYQLTAVLPGASYVFFNVDDPSVTVEAGATVTMDLTLLDERGLRGMVLEPSGAPSPHAVVVATQGGDFPFSITQQANDEGHFSFPPHGQPTTLTLQAYNSGRLSEPTPVTDGSGEQRLQLRPAATLRGRVVAARNGTAPTGFTLRLLNADGSAPEWARDARRTFPGSEFLLTDAPAWPLRVSVRTTDGRTGETQVTLSPGQRSDVEVPLTGGASSISGRIVWSDSGEPAQDVGISLDHPPGTRADTYSGPDGRFRLDDVTPGAHTVQLLATGGKPEARPVTVATSEAMDLGDIRVTARKVPNRAD; encoded by the coding sequence GTGCGCCAACGTCCCCTCTTCCCGCTCCTGGTGGCCGCGCTCCTGTCCATCGCGGCGCTTCTCCTGCTGTGGCTCCGCCCCCGGAACCTGGAGGAGACCGCCGGCACGGCGACCGTCGCGGCCCGGGCCTCCGTGCGTCCCGGGCACGCCGACAACGCCTCCGCCCGCCCGCCTCCGCGCCCGACTCCGCCGCTCGACACGCCCGCGACGCTGGCCGATGGCAGCTTCGTGGTGCGGGTGGTGGTCTCGGGCGCTCCCGTTTCGGGGGCGACGGTGCGCGCCTGGTCGAAGGGCCCGGACAACGGCCTGGGCCAACCCACGTGGCGCCGCGCGGGTGAAGGGACGACGGCGGAGGACGGCACGCTGCGGCTGCCCGCGGCACCGGGCCTCTACCTCCTCACCGCCCGCGCCGGGGGCCTCGCTCCCGCGCGGCGCGAGGTACCCCGGCCCACGGGTGAGTCGGAGACGCTGGTGGAGCTGTCCCTGCCGGCCGGTGTCCCGCTGCGGGGACGCACGGTGGCCGAGGGCCGCGACGGCGACCCCGTCCCCCTGGCCGAGGTGACGCTCCGTCCGTACACCGGGTCGGGTCCCTCGGCGCGAGCCCATGCGCTGCCCGAGGAGGTGGAGGTGGCGACGAGCGATGCGCGCGGGCGCTTCGACTTCACCGGACTGGCGCCGGGCCGCTACGAGCTGGTGGCGGAAGCTCCGGGCTTCAGCCCGCGGACGATGCGCTTCGTGTCGGTGCCCGCCTCGGGCGAGCTGGTGGTGGGATTGTGGGCGGCCTCCACCCTGGAGGGCTTCGTCCTGGGCGCGGACGGACAGCCGACACCGGACGCGGAGGTGCGGGTGCTGGGCGGGCCCTCGAGCTTCCGGACCTCCACGGGCGCGGGCGGCGGCTTCTCCCTGGAGGTGCCTGGCGGGACGTATTGGGTGATTGCCCACAAGGGCCACCAGGTGGGACGGGCACCGGGCCTCATCGTCGTGGCACCCGGAGAGACCGCGCGCGAAATCACGGTGCGGCTCGGGGCCTCCGGGCACCTGTCGGGCACGGTGACGCACGGAGCGGACGCGAGGCCCGTGGAGGACGCGTTGGTGGCGGTCGGCCCGGCAGGCGCGGGCGGTGAGCTGGGCCGCGTGCGGACGGACGCGGCGGGCCACTACGCCCTGGAGCTACCACCGGGTGACTACGACATGACGGTGTCGGCCCCGGGCCACACGGGCACCTCTCGCGAGGGGCTGGTGGTGGAAGCGGACCGGTACACCGTGGCGGACTTCCGCCTGGAGGGTACGGCGTCGGTGGAGGGCACGGTCGCGGATGCGCGGGGAGGCCTCCTGGCGGGCGTGGCCGTGCGCGCGAAGCGGATACGGGACGCCTCGGGCGAGGAGTACTTCACGCGCACCGGCTCGGCGGGGGCCTTCGTCCTGGAAGGACTGCCGGTGGGCACGGTGCAGGTGCGCGCCAGGCAGGACAACTCGGCCGTGTGGACGAGCAGGACGGTCCAGCTCGGCACGGGCGCGCGCACCCGGGTGGACTTCATCCTCTCGGAGACGGGCCGGGTGATGGGCCGGGTGACGCAATCCTCGGGCGCGCCATTGCCCGAGCCCGCGCTGGTCCGCGCGATGGCGAAGCAGGGCCAGGGCGGAGTGCTCGACATGGGCCTCGCCGACACGGACGCGGAGGGCCGCTACCAGCTCGAGCTGCCCGCGGGCGTCTACCAACTCACCGCCGTGCTCCCGGGCGCCTCCTATGTCTTCTTCAACGTGGACGACCCCTCCGTCACCGTGGAAGCCGGCGCCACCGTGACGATGGACCTGACATTGCTGGATGAGCGCGGACTGCGCGGCATGGTGCTGGAGCCCTCGGGCGCGCCGAGCCCCCATGCCGTGGTGGTGGCGACCCAGGGCGGAGACTTCCCCTTCTCCATCACCCAGCAGGCCAACGACGAAGGGCACTTCAGCTTTCCGCCCCATGGCCAGCCCACCACCCTGACGTTGCAGGCGTACAACTCGGGCCGGTTGAGCGAGCCTACTCCCGTCACGGACGGCTCGGGCGAGCAGCGGCTCCAGCTCCGGCCCGCGGCCACCCTCCGGGGACGCGTGGTGGCGGCACGCAACGGCACCGCCCCCACCGGCTTCACGCTGCGCCTGTTGAACGCGGATGGCTCCGCGCCGGAGTGGGCTCGCGATGCGCGGCGGACCTTCCCCGGCAGCGAGTTCCTGCTCACCGACGCACCCGCCTGGCCACTGAGGGTCAGCGTGCGCACCACCGACGGACGCACCGGGGAAACACAGGTGACGCTCTCGCCGGGACAGCGCTCGGACGTGGAGGTGCCGCTGACGGGTGGCGCGTCCTCCATCTCCGGACGCATCGTGTGGAGCGACTCGGGCGAGCCCGCCCAGGACGTGGGCATCTCCCTGGACCACCCGCCGGGCACTCGCGCCGATACCTACTCGGGACCCGACGGCCGCTTCCGCCTGGACGACGTCACGCCCGGCGCGCACACCGTGCAACTGCTCGCCACTGGCGGCAAGCCCGAGGCTCGCCCCGTGACGGTGGCCACGAGCGAGGCCATGGACCTCGGCGACATCCGGGTGACCGCGCGCAAGGTTCCCAACCGGGCCGACTGA
- a CDS encoding transposase: MRTDEAKEQYKARAGLVENVNAQVKGRYGLTQVTVRGLDKVKCVALLVALAHNLAAHGQPLVDALLARQSALAEPAHLLELAPGNAASLGGGISPVPVDQVTALPAGF; encoded by the coding sequence ATGCGCACCGACGAGGCCAAGGAGCAGTACAAGGCCCGCGCCGGCCTGGTGGAGAACGTCAACGCGCAGGTGAAGGGGCGCTATGGCCTGACGCAGGTGACGGTGCGGGGGCTGGACAAGGTGAAGTGTGTCGCCTTGCTGGTGGCCCTGGCGCACAACCTGGCCGCACACGGCCAGCCTCTGGTGGATGCGCTGCTGGCGCGCCAGAGCGCGCTTGCCGAGCCGGCTCACCTCCTCGAGCTGGCTCCAGGCAACGCGGCCTCTCTCGGTGGCGGCATCAGTCCGGTGCCGGTGGACCAGGTCACCGCCTTGCCTGCTGGCTTCTGA
- a CDS encoding transposase translates to MSQKKARAAEGRVRTKEPDRSQGWLFKQMPEQLVEPEHPVRVVAAAVEALDLRGFLAGAKAVEGHAGRPVTSPRLLLALWVYGIQQGVGTATELARRCEEDRAYQWLAGGVKVSHDKLSQFRVEHLEVLQQVFTDVLSVLLQQGLVSLEQVAQDGTRVRASASAPSFRREQSLRECQEQAELHLQAVLAQKDDPELTRGQQATREAKARDYQARVDAALEAIKQQQARKKGADKEKVRASSTDADARVMKMADGGFRPAYNLQFAVAGEALGGPRTIVGVEVTNQGSDMGSVSPMVEQIEQRTGQVPERVLADGGHATCADVKQCAAKGLKRSFRCPSAWPRPGSRGTIPPR, encoded by the coding sequence GTGAGCCAGAAGAAAGCGCGGGCAGCAGAGGGAAGAGTCCGGACGAAAGAGCCGGACAGGTCGCAAGGCTGGCTGTTCAAGCAGATGCCGGAGCAGTTGGTGGAGCCGGAGCACCCGGTGCGGGTAGTGGCGGCGGCGGTGGAGGCGTTGGACCTGAGAGGCTTTCTGGCCGGGGCCAAGGCGGTGGAGGGACATGCGGGACGCCCGGTGACAAGTCCCCGGTTGCTGTTGGCGCTGTGGGTGTACGGGATTCAGCAGGGAGTGGGGACGGCGACGGAGCTGGCGCGCCGGTGCGAGGAGGACAGGGCGTACCAGTGGCTGGCCGGTGGAGTGAAGGTGAGCCACGACAAGCTGAGCCAGTTCCGGGTGGAGCACCTGGAGGTGTTGCAGCAGGTGTTTACCGACGTGCTCTCGGTGCTGTTGCAGCAGGGGCTGGTGAGTTTGGAGCAGGTGGCGCAGGACGGCACGCGGGTGAGGGCCAGTGCCTCGGCGCCTTCGTTCCGGCGGGAGCAGTCGCTGCGGGAGTGCCAGGAGCAGGCCGAGCTGCACTTGCAAGCGGTGCTGGCGCAGAAGGACGACCCGGAGCTGACGCGTGGGCAGCAGGCGACACGAGAGGCCAAGGCGCGTGACTACCAGGCGCGGGTGGACGCGGCGCTGGAGGCGATAAAGCAACAGCAGGCCAGGAAGAAGGGGGCGGACAAGGAGAAGGTGCGCGCCTCCTCCACGGATGCGGATGCACGGGTGATGAAGATGGCCGATGGGGGTTTCCGACCCGCCTACAACCTGCAATTCGCGGTGGCTGGGGAGGCGCTGGGAGGGCCGCGAACGATTGTGGGAGTGGAAGTCACCAACCAGGGCAGCGACATGGGCAGCGTGAGCCCCATGGTGGAGCAGATTGAGCAACGCACGGGCCAGGTGCCCGAGCGCGTGCTGGCCGATGGCGGCCATGCCACGTGCGCAGACGTGAAGCAGTGCGCGGCCAAGGGGTTGAAGCGCTCATTTCGGTGCCCGAGCGCATGGCCCAGGCCGGGCAGCAGGGGGACCATTCCCCCGAGGTAG
- the hrcA gene encoding heat-inducible transcriptional repressor HrcA, with protein sequence MSEELGEREKEVLRAVVQEYIATGGPVGSQHLARKPEFDVSSATLRNVLADLEELGFLEKPHTSAGRVPTDRGYRFYVDTMVRLKDPAPRDRELIHAGLAHESGMEELLAEASRLLHSLTRHAGVVVTPRPDAAVFHRIEFVRLREDRVLAILVGQNGQVHNKLLSVDFPVTSDELLKASNYLSELLHEVTLEEARERIRAELDHDQELYNALTAKALKLGAAATDLQTGERVLIEGTGSFLEQPEFADVERMRALFKALGEKHKLLALLDRVQRAREMQIFIGTESEFSSAGDVTVIASPYGSREQVLGTVGVIGPTRMNYQRIIPLVNFTAQVLSLALDKA encoded by the coding sequence ATGTCCGAGGAGCTGGGTGAGCGCGAGAAGGAAGTCCTTCGCGCCGTCGTTCAGGAATACATCGCCACGGGTGGCCCCGTCGGGAGCCAACATCTCGCGCGCAAGCCGGAGTTCGACGTCTCCTCGGCGACGCTGCGCAACGTGCTGGCGGACCTGGAGGAGCTCGGCTTCCTCGAGAAGCCGCATACCTCCGCGGGCCGGGTGCCGACGGACCGGGGCTATCGCTTCTACGTGGACACGATGGTGCGGCTGAAGGATCCCGCGCCACGTGACCGCGAGCTCATCCACGCGGGGCTGGCGCACGAGTCGGGGATGGAGGAGCTGCTGGCGGAGGCCTCGCGCCTGTTGCACTCGCTCACCCGGCACGCGGGCGTCGTCGTCACCCCGCGGCCGGACGCGGCTGTCTTCCACCGGATCGAGTTCGTGCGGCTGCGGGAGGACCGCGTGCTGGCCATCCTGGTGGGGCAGAACGGCCAGGTGCACAACAAGCTGTTGTCGGTGGACTTCCCCGTCACGTCGGACGAGCTGCTCAAGGCGAGCAACTACCTGTCCGAGCTGCTGCACGAGGTGACGTTGGAGGAGGCGCGCGAGCGCATCCGGGCCGAGCTGGACCACGACCAGGAACTCTACAACGCGCTGACGGCCAAGGCGCTCAAGCTGGGCGCGGCGGCGACGGATCTGCAGACGGGGGAGCGGGTGCTCATCGAGGGCACGGGCTCGTTCCTGGAGCAGCCCGAGTTCGCGGACGTGGAGCGCATGCGTGCGCTCTTCAAGGCGCTGGGGGAGAAGCACAAGCTGCTGGCGTTGTTGGACCGGGTGCAGCGGGCGCGCGAGATGCAGATCTTCATCGGCACCGAGAGTGAGTTCTCCTCGGCGGGGGACGTGACGGTCATCGCGAGTCCCTACGGAAGCCGCGAGCAGGTGCTGGGCACGGTGGGAGTCATCGGACCCACGCGGATGAACTACCAGCGCATCATCCCGCTGGTGAACTTCACCGCGCAGGTGCTCTCGCTGGCGCTCGACAAGGCATGA
- the yedA gene encoding drug/metabolite exporter YedA gives MSSATSSIPAATLPAGTTPAEFNRGLLVFCLFALYVIWGSTYLAIHWALRGGFPPFLMAGVRYTIAGVILYAVLRMRGYARPAVRQWGAGALIGFLLLVMGNGGVVFAQQWVPSGLVAIVVGSVPLWTALFGGLFGQWPGRAERWGLAIGFCGLILLNLGSDKSGNLWATFALLVAPVSWAFGSIWSRRLPLAEGLMSTATQMLTAGAMFFGVSACMGEHLAALPPPRALLSVGYLIVFGSLVAFSAYGYLLRNARPALATSYAYVNPLVAVLLGTFLAGESLSVWGFMAMGAILGAVVLITRSRR, from the coding sequence TTGTCCTCCGCTACCTCCTCCATTCCCGCCGCGACGCTGCCCGCGGGCACCACGCCCGCGGAGTTCAATCGCGGGCTCCTCGTTTTCTGCCTCTTCGCGCTCTACGTGATCTGGGGGTCGACGTACCTCGCCATCCACTGGGCGCTGCGAGGAGGATTCCCGCCCTTCCTCATGGCGGGGGTGCGCTACACGATCGCCGGCGTCATCCTCTACGCGGTGCTGAGGATGCGCGGGTACGCCCGGCCCGCGGTGCGCCAGTGGGGAGCGGGCGCGCTCATCGGCTTCCTGCTGCTGGTGATGGGCAACGGCGGCGTGGTCTTCGCGCAGCAGTGGGTGCCCTCGGGGCTGGTGGCCATCGTGGTGGGTAGCGTGCCGCTGTGGACGGCGCTCTTCGGAGGCCTCTTCGGCCAGTGGCCCGGGCGCGCCGAGCGCTGGGGCCTGGCCATCGGCTTCTGCGGCCTCATCCTGCTCAACCTGGGCAGCGACAAGAGCGGCAACCTGTGGGCCACCTTCGCCCTGCTGGTGGCCCCGGTGAGCTGGGCCTTCGGCTCCATCTGGTCGCGCCGGCTGCCCTTGGCCGAGGGGCTCATGTCCACCGCCACGCAGATGCTCACCGCCGGGGCCATGTTCTTCGGGGTCAGCGCCTGCATGGGCGAGCACCTCGCCGCGCTGCCGCCCCCGCGCGCCCTGCTCTCCGTGGGCTACCTCATCGTCTTCGGCTCGCTGGTGGCCTTCAGCGCCTATGGCTACCTGCTGCGCAATGCCCGGCCCGCGCTCGCCACCAGCTACGCCTACGTCAATCCCCTGGTGGCCGTGCTGCTGGGCACCTTCCTGGCCGGCGAGTCGCTGAGCGTCTGGGGCTTCATGGCCATGGGCGCCATCCTCGGCGCCGTGGTGCTCATCACCCGCTCCAGGCGCTGA